A stretch of the Dichotomicrobium thermohalophilum genome encodes the following:
- the ada gene encoding bifunctional DNA-binding transcriptional regulator/O6-methylguanine-DNA methyltransferase Ada, whose translation MQASQDDARWTAVLERDSTCDGAFVFAVRTTRIYCRPGCPARRPKPEHVVFFETAAEARAAGFRPCLRCRPDAAADATGEAVLGACQLIGESETPPPLSALAEAAGMSRFHFQRVFKREVGMSPKQYADTRRQARLRETLPGATSVTEALYEAGYDSAARFYVQAHRALGMPASDYKAGGRGQAIWYALTNSIVGRVLIAGTARGLCAIFFGDGDESLETELRARFPNAHLVAAGEDLRECVAETVAFIDLPKGAFRLPLDVQGTAFQHKVWKALRDIPFGETATYAEIAERIGSPAATRAVANACGANPAAVAVPCHRVLRSDGSLGGYRWGVDRKRELLRRERGESN comes from the coding sequence ATGCAGGCAAGCCAGGACGACGCGCGCTGGACAGCGGTGCTGGAACGCGACAGCACCTGCGATGGCGCGTTCGTGTTTGCGGTACGCACCACGCGCATCTATTGCCGGCCCGGTTGCCCGGCCAGGCGGCCAAAGCCTGAGCATGTTGTCTTTTTCGAGACCGCGGCTGAAGCGCGGGCGGCCGGCTTTCGCCCCTGCCTCCGCTGCCGGCCCGACGCGGCGGCCGATGCGACAGGGGAAGCGGTCTTGGGCGCTTGCCAGCTGATCGGCGAGAGCGAGACGCCGCCGCCTCTGAGCGCGCTCGCCGAGGCCGCGGGCATGAGCCGATTTCACTTTCAGCGTGTGTTCAAGCGCGAAGTGGGCATGTCGCCAAAGCAATATGCCGACACGCGGCGCCAGGCGCGCCTTCGCGAGACCTTGCCAGGTGCCACGAGTGTTACCGAGGCGCTCTACGAGGCGGGCTATGACAGCGCGGCGCGCTTTTACGTCCAGGCGCATCGTGCGCTCGGGATGCCTGCCAGCGATTACAAGGCGGGCGGGCGCGGCCAGGCGATCTGGTATGCCCTGACCAACAGCATCGTGGGGCGCGTGCTGATCGCAGGAACGGCGCGGGGATTATGCGCGATTTTTTTCGGTGACGGGGACGAGTCGTTGGAGACAGAATTGCGTGCGCGGTTCCCGAACGCGCATCTCGTCGCCGCTGGGGAGGACTTACGCGAATGCGTGGCGGAAACTGTCGCCTTTATCGACCTTCCGAAAGGCGCCTTTCGTTTGCCGCTGGACGTTCAGGGCACAGCGTTTCAGCACAAGGTTTGGAAGGCCCTGCGTGACATTCCGTTTGGGGAAACGGCGACCTACGCGGAGATCGCCGAGCGTATCGGTTCGCCGGCTGCCACGCGCGCTGTCGCCAACGCGTGCGGCGCGAACCCGGCGGCTGTCGCAGTCCCTTGCCACCGCGTGCTCCGCTCGGACGGCAGCCTGGGCGGCTACCGCTGGGGTGTCGACCGCAAGCGGGAACTGCTGAGGCGGGAGCGTGGTGAAAGCAATTAG
- the rpoC gene encoding DNA-directed RNA polymerase subunit beta', with product MNQEITDLFSSQSQFPKFDQIRISIASPEKILSWSMGEVKKPETINYRTFKPERDGLFCARIFGPIKDYECLCGKYKRMKYKGIICEKCGVEVTLSKVRRERMGHIELAAPVAHIWFLKSLPSRIGTLLDLTLRDLERVLYFENYIVIEPGLTPLKERQLLTEEEFLQAQEEYGEDSFTAGIGAEAIRDILIKLDLEELRDQLRTEIAESTSELKPKKLAKRLKVVEAFIQSGNRPEWMIMTVIPVIPPELRPLVPLDGGRFATSDLNDLYRRVINRNNRLKRLIELRAPDIIIRNEKRMLQEAVDALFDNGRRGRVITGANKRPLKSLADMLKGKQGRFRQNLLGKRVDYSGRSVIVVGPELKLHQCGLPKKMALELFKPFIYSRLDAKGLAATVKQAKKLVEKEKPEVWDVLDEVIREHPVLLNRAPTLHRLGIQAFEPVLVEGKAIQLHPLVCAAFNADFDGDQMAVHVPLSLEAQLEARVLMMSTNNILHPANGGPIIVPSQDIVLGLYYLSLDKPNEPGEGMVFGSVSEIRHALEAGLVTLHSRIKARFESIEPDGTPTSQIYETTPGRMLLGELLPKKPGVKFELVNQLLTKKMISKMIDAVYRNCGQKETVIFCDQIMATGFRHACEAGISIGKDDMVIPETKDEIVQEAHDLVRDYEQQFMEGFITQGEKYNKVVDAWAKCTDRVAKEMMDRISAPQTDDETGRQLPLNSIYMMSHSGARGSPAQMKQLAGMRGLMAKPSGEIIETPIISNFKEGLSVMEYFNSTHGARKGLADTALKTANSGYLTRRLVDVAQDSIITELDCGTDKGINMIAVIDAGEVIVSLGDRVLGRTAADDVVAPASGEVIVQAGELIEERHAREIEEAGVQQVRIRSALTCETRNGVCSKCYGRDLARGTPVNLGEAVGVMAAQSIGEPGTQLTMRTFHIGGTAQVVDSSFLESNFAGTVQIKNRNVAKDSQGRLVAMGRNMSVLVLDDEGNEQASYKIVQGAHMKVDDGDKIKRGERLAEWDPYTRPILTEATGTVDYEDLVEGVSMSEQTEETTGITQRVIVDWRSNPRGASLRPALVIKNAKGNVVKLKRGGEARYQIPVGSVLSVEPGQEVKAGDVLARIPLESAKTRDITGGLPRVAELFEARRPKDHAIIAEASGTIEFGRDYKNKRTIIIRPDEEDAEPVEYLIPKGKHLSVQEGDRIEKGEFIMEGLPAPHDILAIKGVEELATYLVNEIQDVYRLQGVSINDKHIEVIVRQMLQKVEVTDAGETGLLKGEQIDRIEFEQLNAQAEAAGKRPAEAEPVLLGITKASLQTRSFISAASFQETTRVLTDAAVNGKTDNLEGLKENVIVGRLIPAGTGGSLNRLRAIAAKRDDMILKERAKAAERLAQESGSEEAASGEKIKAAE from the coding sequence ATGAATCAAGAGATAACGGATCTCTTTTCTTCACAATCCCAATTCCCGAAATTCGATCAGATTCGGATCTCGATCGCAAGCCCGGAGAAAATTCTCTCCTGGTCGATGGGTGAGGTGAAGAAACCGGAAACTATCAACTACCGCACGTTCAAACCCGAGCGTGACGGGCTCTTCTGCGCGCGCATTTTCGGCCCGATCAAGGACTATGAATGCCTGTGCGGAAAATACAAGCGGATGAAGTATAAAGGCATCATCTGCGAAAAGTGCGGCGTCGAGGTCACCTTGTCAAAGGTGCGCCGCGAGCGCATGGGCCACATCGAGCTGGCCGCGCCGGTGGCGCATATCTGGTTCCTCAAGTCGCTGCCGAGCCGCATCGGCACGCTTCTGGACCTGACTTTGCGTGATCTTGAGCGGGTGCTCTACTTCGAGAATTACATTGTCATCGAGCCGGGCCTGACGCCGCTCAAGGAGCGTCAACTTCTCACGGAAGAGGAGTTCTTGCAGGCGCAAGAGGAGTACGGTGAGGACAGCTTCACCGCCGGCATCGGCGCCGAGGCCATCCGCGACATCCTTATCAAGCTCGATCTGGAAGAGCTGCGCGATCAGCTCCGCACGGAAATCGCCGAATCGACCTCTGAGCTCAAGCCGAAGAAACTCGCCAAGCGGCTCAAGGTCGTCGAGGCGTTCATCCAGTCCGGCAACCGTCCGGAGTGGATGATCATGACGGTGATTCCGGTCATCCCGCCGGAACTGCGGCCGCTGGTGCCGCTTGATGGCGGCCGGTTCGCCACGTCGGACCTCAATGACCTGTATCGCCGCGTCATCAACCGCAACAACCGCCTGAAGCGGCTGATCGAGCTGCGCGCGCCCGACATAATCATCCGCAACGAAAAGCGGATGCTGCAGGAAGCGGTCGATGCGCTGTTCGACAATGGCCGGCGCGGTCGCGTCATCACCGGCGCGAACAAGCGCCCGCTGAAGTCGCTCGCCGACATGCTCAAGGGCAAGCAGGGCCGGTTCCGCCAGAACCTGCTCGGCAAGCGCGTCGACTATTCCGGCCGGTCGGTCATCGTGGTTGGTCCTGAGCTCAAGCTGCATCAGTGCGGCCTGCCGAAGAAGATGGCGCTGGAACTGTTCAAGCCGTTCATCTATTCGCGGCTGGACGCCAAGGGCCTGGCGGCGACCGTCAAGCAGGCCAAGAAGCTGGTCGAAAAGGAGAAGCCCGAGGTCTGGGACGTCCTCGACGAGGTGATCCGCGAACACCCTGTGTTGCTCAACCGTGCGCCGACGCTGCACCGCCTTGGTATTCAGGCGTTTGAGCCGGTGCTGGTCGAGGGCAAGGCGATCCAGCTTCACCCGCTGGTCTGCGCGGCGTTCAACGCCGACTTCGACGGCGACCAGATGGCCGTGCATGTACCGCTGTCGCTGGAAGCGCAGCTTGAGGCCCGCGTGCTGATGATGTCGACGAACAACATTCTGCACCCGGCCAATGGCGGCCCCATCATCGTGCCGTCGCAGGACATCGTTCTCGGCCTCTACTACCTCTCGCTGGACAAGCCGAACGAGCCGGGCGAGGGCATGGTGTTCGGCAGCGTCTCGGAAATCCGGCACGCGCTTGAAGCCGGACTGGTGACGCTGCACTCGAGGATCAAGGCTCGCTTCGAAAGCATCGAGCCAGACGGCACGCCAACATCCCAGATCTATGAGACGACGCCTGGGCGAATGCTCCTTGGTGAACTGCTGCCGAAAAAGCCGGGCGTGAAGTTCGAGTTGGTCAACCAGCTCCTCACCAAGAAGATGATCTCCAAGATGATCGACGCGGTGTACCGCAACTGCGGTCAGAAGGAGACGGTCATCTTCTGCGACCAGATCATGGCGACGGGCTTCCGCCACGCCTGCGAGGCCGGCATCTCGATCGGCAAGGACGACATGGTCATCCCCGAGACGAAGGATGAAATCGTTCAGGAGGCCCATGATCTCGTCCGCGACTATGAGCAGCAGTTCATGGAAGGCTTCATTACCCAGGGCGAAAAGTACAACAAGGTTGTTGACGCCTGGGCGAAGTGCACCGACCGTGTCGCAAAGGAGATGATGGACCGGATCTCGGCACCGCAAACGGATGACGAAACCGGCCGTCAACTGCCCCTCAACTCGATCTACATGATGTCGCACTCCGGTGCCCGCGGCTCGCCCGCGCAGATGAAGCAGCTTGCGGGTATGCGCGGCCTGATGGCCAAGCCGTCCGGCGAGATTATCGAGACGCCGATTATCTCGAACTTCAAGGAAGGCCTGTCGGTGATGGAGTACTTCAACTCCACGCACGGCGCCCGCAAGGGCCTGGCCGATACCGCCCTGAAGACGGCGAACTCGGGCTATCTCACCCGTCGGCTGGTCGACGTGGCGCAGGACAGCATCATTACCGAACTGGATTGCGGCACCGACAAGGGCATCAACATGATCGCCGTGATCGACGCGGGCGAGGTGATCGTCTCGCTGGGCGATCGCGTCCTGGGCCGCACGGCCGCGGACGATGTCGTTGCGCCAGCCTCGGGCGAGGTGATCGTCCAGGCCGGCGAGTTGATCGAGGAGCGCCATGCCCGCGAGATCGAAGAAGCCGGCGTCCAGCAGGTGCGCATTCGCTCGGCGCTGACCTGCGAGACGCGCAACGGCGTCTGCAGCAAGTGCTACGGCCGCGATCTGGCCCGTGGCACGCCGGTGAACCTCGGCGAGGCGGTCGGCGTCATGGCCGCCCAGTCGATCGGTGAGCCGGGCACGCAGCTGACGATGCGGACCTTCCACATCGGCGGCACGGCGCAGGTCGTCGACTCCTCGTTCCTGGAATCGAACTTCGCCGGCACGGTGCAGATCAAGAACCGCAATGTTGCCAAGGACAGCCAGGGCCGTCTGGTCGCCATGGGCCGCAACATGTCGGTGCTGGTGCTGGACGACGAGGGCAACGAGCAGGCGTCCTACAAGATCGTCCAGGGCGCGCACATGAAGGTCGATGACGGCGACAAGATCAAGCGCGGCGAGCGCCTCGCCGAGTGGGATCCGTACACGCGCCCGATCCTGACCGAGGCCACCGGCACGGTGGACTACGAGGACCTTGTCGAAGGTGTCTCGATGAGTGAGCAGACCGAGGAGACCACCGGCATCACGCAGCGCGTGATCGTCGACTGGCGCTCCAACCCGCGCGGCGCGAGCCTGCGGCCGGCGCTCGTCATCAAGAACGCCAAGGGCAATGTGGTGAAGCTCAAGCGCGGCGGTGAGGCTCGCTACCAGATCCCGGTTGGCTCGGTGCTTTCCGTCGAGCCCGGTCAGGAGGTCAAGGCGGGCGATGTGCTGGCGCGTATCCCGCTGGAAAGTGCCAAGACCCGCGACATCACGGGTGGTCTGCCGCGGGTGGCCGAGCTGTTCGAGGCCCGGCGTCCCAAGGATCATGCGATCATTGCAGAAGCGTCCGGAACCATCGAGTTCGGGCGTGACTACAAGAACAAGCGCACGATCATCATCCGCCCGGATGAGGAGGATGCCGAGCCGGTCGAATACCTGATCCCGAAAGGCAAGCACCTGTCCGTTCAGGAAGGCGACCGGATCGAGAAGGGCGAGTTCATCATGGAAGGCTTGCCCGCGCCGCACGACATCCTGGCGATCAAGGGCGTCGAGGAGCTGGCCACCTATCTCGTGAACGAGATCCAGGACGTATATCGTCTGCAGGGCGTGAGCATCAACGACAAGCACATTGAGGTGATCGTCCGCCAGATGCTGCAGAAGGTCGAAGTCACCGATGCGGGCGAGACCGGCCTGCTCAAGGGCGAGCAGATCGACCGGATCGAGTTCGAGCAGCTGAACGCCCAGGCGGAGGCTGCGGGCAAGCGTCCGGCCGAGGCCGAGCCGGTCCTGCTGGGCATCACCAAGGCGAGCCTGCAGACGCGCAGCTTCATTTCGGCGGCCTCCTTCCAGGAGACCACGCGCGTGCTGACGGACGCCGCGGTGAACGGCAAGACCGACAACCTCGAAGGTCTGAAGGAGAACGTCATCGTCGGCCGGCTGATTCCGGCGGGCACGGGCGGCTCCCTCAACCGCCTGCGCGCAATTGCAGCCAAGCGCGACGACATGATCCTCAAGGAGCGGGCCAAGGCGGCCGAGCGGCTGGCGCAGGAAAGTGGCTCGGAGGAAGCAGCCTCGGGCGAGAAGATAAAGGCGGCAGAGTAA
- the rpoB gene encoding DNA-directed RNA polymerase subunit beta → MAQTFTGRKRVRKTFGQIREVAEMPNLIEVQKRSYDDFLMVKEPKGGRPNEGLQAVFSSVFPIKDFSERSQLEFVRYEFDDPKYDVEECQQRDLTYAAPLRATLRLITFDVNEETGARSVKDIKEQDVFMGEIPFMTNNGTFIINGTERVIVSQMHRSPGVFFDHDRGKTHASGKLLFAARIIPYRGSWLDFEFDPKDIVHARIDRRRKLPVTTLLYALGMGDEEILDHFYDQITLRADEQGWRMPFDPQRMRGLKLAYDIINADTGEVAIEAGRKITPRQAKKLAEGGLQDMLVHDDALSGRYAAEDIVNMSTGEIYAEAGAELTPDVIAKIRAGAVTEIPILDIDHVNTGPFIRNTMVADKNSTREEALLDIYRVMRPGEPPTVEAAEKLFEGLFFDEERYDLSAVGRVKMNMRLDLDADDSVRILRKEDILAVIKTLVALRDGKGEIDDIDHLGNRRVRSVGELMENQYRVGLVRMERAIKERMSSVDLDTVMPQDLINAKPVAAAVREFFSSSQLSQFMDQTNPLSEITHKRRLSALGPGGLTRERAGFEVRDVHPTHYGRICPIETPEGPNIGLINSLATFARVNKYGFIESPYRRVKDGKVTEEVVYLSAMEEGRYYIAQANAELTDEGTFAEDLIICRHAGDVQLVPPHMVNFIDVSPKQVVSVAAALIPFLENDDANRALMGSNMQRQAVPLLRAEAPLVGTGMESVVARDSGAAIAARRPGIVDQVDATRIVIRATEEMDPSKPGVDIYNLRKFKRSNQNSAINQRPLVRAGDRVEAGDIIADGQSTDLGELAIGKNVLVAFMPWMGYNFEDSILISERIVKDDVFTSVHIEEFEIMARDTKLGPEEITRDIPNVSEEALRNLDEAGIVYIGAEVKPGDILVGKITPKGESPMTPEEKLLRAIFGEKAADVRDTSLKLPPGVSGTVVEVRVFNRHGVEKDERAMAIEREELERLAKDRDDEMAILDRNIYGRLKDLLDGKEVAKGPKGLRKGSTVTPEALDELPRNQWWEIALVDEEAMRDVEALRKQYEDARKQLEQRFVDKIDKLKRGDELMPGVMKMVKVFVAVKRKLQPGDKMAGRHGNKGVISQIVPEEDMPFLEDGTPVDVVLNPLGVPSRMNVGQILETHLGWAARGLGRMIDRAVESFHAENDLSELKAQLREIYGENETIESLSDEELVELGQNLRKGVPVATPVFDGTNEDQLVEMLRQAGLDSSGQVTLLDGRTGEAFDRKVTVGYKYLLKLHHLVDDKIHARSIGPYSLVTQQPLGGKAQFGGQRFGEMEVWALEAYGAAYTLQEMLTVKSDDVAGRTKVYEAIVRGDDSFEAGIPESFNVLVKEIRALGLNVELQQSDVTDEGVPEYSLPPASAAE, encoded by the coding sequence ATGGCGCAGACATTCACGGGGCGCAAGCGCGTCCGCAAGACCTTTGGCCAGATTCGCGAAGTGGCCGAAATGCCGAACCTCATTGAGGTTCAGAAGCGCTCGTACGACGATTTCCTGATGGTGAAGGAGCCGAAGGGCGGCCGCCCCAACGAGGGTCTTCAGGCCGTTTTCAGTTCGGTGTTCCCCATCAAAGACTTTTCCGAGCGCTCGCAGCTCGAATTCGTCCGTTACGAGTTCGACGATCCGAAATACGACGTCGAGGAGTGCCAGCAGCGCGACCTGACTTATGCGGCCCCGCTTCGTGCGACGTTACGGTTGATCACCTTCGATGTCAACGAGGAGACCGGCGCGCGCTCGGTCAAGGACATCAAGGAGCAGGACGTGTTCATGGGCGAGATTCCGTTCATGACGAACAATGGCACGTTCATCATCAACGGGACCGAGCGCGTGATCGTCAGCCAGATGCATCGCTCGCCGGGCGTGTTCTTCGACCATGACCGCGGCAAGACGCATGCCAGTGGTAAGCTGCTGTTCGCGGCAAGAATCATTCCGTACCGCGGTTCCTGGCTGGACTTCGAGTTCGACCCGAAGGACATCGTGCATGCCCGCATTGACCGCCGGCGCAAGCTGCCCGTCACGACACTGCTCTATGCCCTGGGTATGGGTGACGAGGAGATTCTCGACCACTTCTACGACCAGATTACGCTGCGCGCGGACGAGCAGGGCTGGCGGATGCCGTTCGATCCGCAGCGGATGCGCGGCCTGAAGCTGGCCTATGACATCATCAACGCGGACACCGGCGAGGTGGCGATCGAGGCTGGCCGCAAGATCACGCCGCGCCAGGCGAAGAAGCTGGCCGAGGGCGGCCTTCAGGACATGCTGGTCCACGACGATGCGCTGTCCGGCCGCTATGCCGCCGAAGACATCGTCAACATGAGCACCGGCGAGATCTATGCCGAAGCGGGCGCCGAGCTGACGCCGGATGTCATTGCCAAGATCCGCGCCGGTGCTGTGACGGAAATCCCGATCCTCGACATCGACCATGTCAACACCGGGCCGTTCATCCGCAACACGATGGTCGCGGACAAGAACAGCACGCGCGAAGAGGCGCTGCTGGACATCTACCGCGTGATGCGCCCGGGCGAGCCGCCGACGGTGGAAGCCGCGGAGAAGTTGTTCGAGGGCCTGTTCTTCGACGAGGAACGCTATGACCTGTCGGCGGTCGGCCGCGTCAAGATGAACATGCGTCTGGACCTCGACGCGGACGACTCGGTGCGCATCCTGCGCAAGGAGGACATCCTGGCGGTCATCAAGACGCTGGTGGCCCTGCGCGACGGCAAGGGCGAGATCGACGATATCGACCATCTGGGTAACCGCCGCGTGCGCTCAGTGGGCGAATTGATGGAGAACCAGTACCGGGTCGGCCTGGTGCGCATGGAGCGCGCCATCAAGGAGCGCATGAGCTCGGTCGATCTCGACACGGTCATGCCGCAGGACCTGATCAACGCCAAGCCGGTGGCCGCGGCCGTGCGCGAGTTCTTCTCGTCGAGCCAGCTTAGCCAGTTCATGGACCAGACCAATCCGCTGTCGGAGATCACGCACAAGCGGCGTCTGTCCGCGCTTGGTCCGGGCGGCCTCACGCGCGAGCGCGCAGGCTTCGAGGTGCGCGACGTGCACCCGACGCATTACGGTCGTATCTGTCCGATCGAGACGCCGGAAGGCCCGAACATCGGCCTGATCAACTCGCTGGCGACCTTCGCGCGGGTCAACAAGTATGGCTTCATCGAGAGCCCGTATCGCCGCGTGAAGGATGGCAAGGTGACCGAGGAGGTGGTCTACCTCTCCGCGATGGAGGAGGGGCGCTATTACATCGCGCAGGCCAACGCCGAGCTGACAGATGAGGGCACCTTCGCCGAAGACCTGATCATCTGCCGGCATGCGGGTGATGTGCAGCTCGTGCCGCCGCACATGGTCAACTTCATCGACGTCTCGCCCAAGCAGGTAGTCTCGGTGGCCGCGGCGCTGATCCCCTTCCTGGAGAACGACGACGCAAACCGCGCGCTGATGGGCTCGAATATGCAGCGTCAGGCGGTTCCGCTCCTGCGGGCCGAGGCGCCCCTGGTGGGCACTGGCATGGAATCGGTCGTGGCGCGCGACTCGGGAGCGGCCATCGCCGCGCGGCGTCCGGGGATTGTCGATCAGGTCGACGCCACCCGTATCGTCATCCGCGCGACGGAGGAAATGGACCCGTCCAAGCCCGGCGTGGACATCTACAACCTGCGCAAGTTCAAGCGCTCGAACCAGAATTCGGCGATCAATCAGCGTCCGCTGGTGCGTGCCGGTGACCGGGTCGAGGCAGGCGACATCATTGCGGACGGTCAGTCGACCGATCTGGGTGAGCTTGCGATCGGCAAGAACGTGCTGGTCGCGTTCATGCCCTGGATGGGTTACAATTTCGAGGACTCGATCTTGATCTCGGAACGCATCGTCAAGGACGATGTTTTCACCTCGGTGCACATCGAGGAATTCGAGATCATGGCGCGCGACACCAAGCTGGGCCCGGAGGAAATCACCCGGGATATCCCCAACGTGTCCGAAGAGGCGCTGCGGAACCTGGACGAGGCCGGAATCGTCTATATCGGTGCCGAGGTAAAGCCGGGCGACATCCTTGTCGGCAAGATCACGCCGAAGGGTGAAAGCCCGATGACGCCCGAAGAAAAGCTGCTGCGCGCCATCTTCGGCGAAAAGGCGGCCGATGTGCGCGACACGTCGCTGAAACTTCCGCCGGGGGTCTCCGGCACGGTCGTCGAGGTCCGCGTCTTCAACCGCCACGGTGTCGAGAAGGACGAGCGCGCCATGGCCATCGAGCGCGAGGAGCTTGAGCGTCTGGCCAAGGACCGCGACGACGAGATGGCGATCCTCGATCGCAACATCTACGGCCGTCTGAAGGACCTGCTCGACGGCAAGGAGGTCGCGAAAGGTCCGAAGGGCCTGCGCAAGGGCTCGACCGTCACGCCCGAGGCGCTGGACGAGTTGCCGCGCAACCAGTGGTGGGAGATCGCGCTCGTCGATGAAGAGGCGATGCGCGACGTCGAAGCCCTTCGCAAGCAGTACGAGGACGCGCGCAAGCAGCTCGAGCAGCGGTTTGTCGACAAAATCGACAAGCTCAAGCGCGGCGACGAGTTGATGCCGGGCGTCATGAAGATGGTCAAGGTGTTCGTCGCGGTAAAGCGCAAGCTGCAGCCGGGCGACAAGATGGCCGGCCGCCACGGCAACAAGGGCGTCATCAGCCAGATCGTCCCGGAAGAGGACATGCCGTTCCTTGAGGACGGGACGCCCGTGGACGTCGTGCTGAACCCGCTTGGCGTGCCAAGCCGTATGAATGTCGGCCAGATTCTGGAAACCCATCTGGGCTGGGCGGCCCGCGGTCTGGGCCGCATGATCGACAGGGCGGTGGAGAGTTTCCACGCCGAGAACGACCTGTCGGAGCTGAAGGCTCAGTTGCGCGAGATCTACGGCGAGAACGAGACGATCGAGTCGCTCAGCGACGAGGAGCTTGTCGAGTTGGGCCAGAACCTGCGCAAGGGTGTGCCCGTGGCGACGCCGGTCTTCGACGGCACCAACGAGGACCAGCTCGTGGAGATGCTGCGTCAGGCCGGGCTCGACTCATCGGGTCAGGTCACGCTGCTCGACGGGCGTACGGGCGAAGCCTTCGACCGGAAGGTAACCGTCGGCTACAAGTATCTGCTCAAGCTGCATCATCTGGTGGACGACAAGATCCACGCGCGCTCGATCGGCCCCTACAGCCTTGTCACCCAGCAGCCGCTTGGCGGCAAGGCGCAGTTTGGCGGACAGCGCTTCGGCGAGATGGAGGTCTGGGCGCTTGAAGCCTACGGCGCGGCTTACACGCTGCAGGAGATGCTCACCGTGAAGTCTGACGACGTGGCCGGCCGCACCAAGGTCTATGAGGCCATTGTGCGCGGCGACGACAGCTTCGAGGCCGGCATTCCGGAGAGCTTCAACGTGCTGGTGAAGGAAATCCGCGCGCTGGGCCTGAATGTCGAGCTGCAGCAGAGCGACGTAACTGACGAAGGCGTTCCGGAATACTCGCTGCCGCCGGCCTCGGCTGCGGAGTAA
- the rplL gene encoding 50S ribosomal protein L7/L12 — protein MSEATDRIYEELSKLTVLEVAELVKKLEDEWGVSAQAAPMAMPMAGMPAAGGAAAEAAPEEEKTEFDVILASFGDNKIGVIKEVRGVTGLGLKEAKELVEGVPKPLKEGVPKEEAEEIKKKLEDAGAKVEVK, from the coding sequence ATGTCTGAAGCGACCGATCGTATTTACGAAGAACTGTCCAAGCTGACGGTGCTGGAAGTCGCCGAGCTGGTGAAGAAGCTTGAGGACGAGTGGGGCGTTTCCGCCCAGGCCGCGCCGATGGCGATGCCGATGGCCGGCATGCCCGCTGCGGGCGGAGCTGCCGCAGAAGCCGCGCCGGAAGAGGAGAAGACGGAATTCGACGTCATCCTCGCCTCCTTCGGCGACAACAAGATTGGCGTCATCAAGGAAGTGCGCGGCGTCACCGGTCTTGGCCTGAAGGAAGCCAAGGAACTGGTGGAAGGCGTGCCGAAGCCGCTCAAGGAAGGCGTGCCGAAAGAAGAGGCCGAAGAGATCAAGAAAAAGCTGGAAGACGCCGGCGCGAAAGTCGAGGTCAAGTAA
- the rplJ gene encoding 50S ribosomal protein L10: protein MERAEKVEMVEHLGHVFEESGSVVVARYTGLTVAEMTDLRERMKAAGARFKVVKNRLAKIALQNTDRADAAELFVEPTGIAYAEDPVAPAKVAAQFAKEKDKFIIVGGIVGKGAVDAEGIKALADMPSIDEMRARLVGVLNAPAGKLVRTLNAPGEKLARTLNAPASDLVGVLQARKQQQEEAA, encoded by the coding sequence GTGGAACGAGCCGAAAAAGTCGAGATGGTCGAACACCTCGGCCATGTCTTCGAAGAGTCCGGCTCTGTCGTCGTCGCACGCTACACCGGACTCACGGTGGCCGAGATGACCGATCTCCGCGAACGCATGAAAGCGGCCGGAGCTCGGTTCAAGGTCGTCAAAAACCGCCTCGCCAAGATCGCGCTGCAGAACACCGACCGCGCCGACGCCGCGGAGTTGTTCGTCGAACCGACCGGTATCGCCTACGCGGAAGATCCGGTCGCCCCGGCCAAGGTTGCCGCACAGTTCGCCAAGGAGAAAGACAAGTTCATCATCGTTGGCGGCATCGTGGGCAAGGGAGCCGTGGACGCCGAGGGTATCAAGGCGCTCGCCGACATGCCTTCGATCGACGAAATGCGGGCCCGGCTCGTCGGTGTGCTGAACGCGCCCGCAGGCAAGCTCGTTCGGACGCTCAACGCGCCCGGCGAGAAGCTTGCACGCACGCTCAACGCGCCGGCCTCCGATCTTGTCGGAGTGCTCCAGGCTCGCAAGCAGCAGCAGGAAGAAGCAGCCTAG